The following proteins come from a genomic window of Corallococcus sp. NCRR:
- a CDS encoding serine/threonine protein kinase produces the protein MTSQVGKYQRIRLLSEGIIEDHLATAAGPRGVEKTLVLQCLRSDMAEQVDVPEMFLDTARDAARLTHPHLGKVFDVGEAEGTYFLAREHVDGPSLRGVINHVVAQRMTLPATLCARIISQACEGLAYAHDLTDPETNQPLRLIHRCIRPYNILLSRQGTTKVVDFGIEHFRIRWTPEHPMPNLGKYRYMASEEVMGRPLDRRADVYALGLVLYELLTTRRPFESTSDWDLFRVVATEPIVPAEQHRPDLPDALRAILARALAKDRDERYPDCHAFRKDLEAFIRSVREPVTPKQVAQLVQQVSPSDDPSVIAPAPDGPESQARPRLGRGWILAAAVGLGVVIGGGALLWRMSAAPEPEKVRATPP, from the coding sequence GTGACATCCCAAGTCGGCAAATACCAGCGCATCCGCCTGCTCTCCGAAGGCATCATCGAGGACCATCTGGCCACGGCCGCCGGCCCGCGGGGCGTCGAGAAGACGCTGGTGCTCCAGTGCCTCCGCTCGGACATGGCGGAGCAGGTGGATGTCCCGGAGATGTTCCTCGACACGGCGAGGGACGCCGCCCGGCTCACGCACCCGCACCTCGGGAAGGTCTTTGATGTAGGTGAGGCGGAAGGCACGTACTTTCTCGCGAGAGAGCACGTTGATGGGCCCAGCCTGCGCGGGGTGATCAATCACGTGGTGGCCCAGCGGATGACCCTGCCAGCGACGCTGTGCGCGCGCATCATCTCGCAAGCTTGCGAGGGGCTCGCCTATGCCCACGACCTCACCGACCCCGAGACGAACCAGCCGCTGCGGCTCATCCACCGCTGCATCCGGCCGTACAACATCCTCCTGTCGCGCCAGGGGACGACGAAGGTGGTGGACTTCGGCATCGAGCATTTCCGGATCCGGTGGACACCCGAACACCCCATGCCCAACCTAGGCAAGTACAGGTACATGGCGTCCGAGGAGGTCATGGGCAGGCCGTTGGACCGGCGGGCGGACGTCTACGCGCTGGGTCTGGTGCTCTACGAACTGCTCACCACGCGTAGGCCCTTTGAGTCCACGTCCGACTGGGACTTGTTTCGGGTCGTCGCGACTGAGCCCATCGTCCCTGCCGAGCAGCACCGGCCAGACCTGCCCGATGCCCTACGAGCCATCCTCGCCCGGGCGCTCGCGAAGGATCGGGACGAGCGGTATCCGGACTGCCACGCGTTCCGGAAGGACCTGGAGGCCTTCATCCGTTCGGTGAGGGAGCCGGTGACACCGAAACAGGTGGCCCAACTCGTCCAACAGGTCTCACCGAGCGACGATCCGAGCGTCATTGCCCCGGCTCCGGACGGCCCGGAGAGCCAGGCACGGCCCCGCCTGGGACGAGGATGGATCCTCGCGGCGGCAGTGGGCCTGGGAGTCGTCATTGGGGGAGGCGCCCTGCTCTGGAGGATGAGCGCCGCACCCGAGCCCGAGAAGGTTCGCGCTACTCCACCGTGA
- a CDS encoding pentapeptide repeat-containing protein, whose protein sequence is MLPELTERWLTPDGLHRRERLLASGFQGPWREVLKGFPGADALGPQVGDLRGIDLTQEELPGADLVHVRLDGARLDDCGLQEARLDFATLSGASLSWARLERASLMACVAMGTCWDDASMEGATLTASNLVRGSFRRVRLQGARLTAATLMKADLRCANLRGAELSCCDMEEACVAGVLSDRPRTYARAGLGNAGVRYYQEYGGYPSFMDALLLDPGPRALRWLDRKELVLHVEAAVEMSPGVDAEILALFRETHPIFHKLAVVAMLIGGARPEPLAALWELIDRRSGACPQLTIAALLLDPCFEAAARSRLKAPDELRLEAITSLHWALDLELGFNAGEQDATRTCQRWMANLRKHMAASIQQRWRRIEVSVYSA, encoded by the coding sequence ATGCTGCCCGAACTGACAGAGCGCTGGCTCACACCTGATGGCTTGCATCGGCGCGAGCGACTGCTCGCCTCGGGATTCCAGGGGCCCTGGCGTGAAGTCCTCAAGGGCTTTCCGGGAGCGGATGCACTGGGGCCCCAAGTGGGGGATCTCCGAGGCATCGACCTCACACAAGAAGAGCTACCGGGCGCGGATCTCGTCCATGTACGGCTCGATGGCGCCCGTCTGGACGACTGCGGGCTCCAAGAGGCGCGGCTCGACTTCGCCACGTTGTCAGGTGCCTCGCTGTCCTGGGCGCGATTGGAGCGCGCCAGTTTGATGGCGTGTGTCGCGATGGGCACCTGCTGGGACGATGCCTCCATGGAAGGGGCGACCCTCACGGCTTCGAACCTGGTGCGCGGCTCATTCCGCCGCGTCCGGCTTCAGGGCGCCCGTTTGACCGCAGCGACATTGATGAAGGCGGACCTGCGCTGCGCCAATCTCCGAGGCGCGGAGTTGTCTTGCTGTGACATGGAGGAAGCGTGTGTCGCGGGCGTTCTGTCGGACCGGCCTCGCACCTACGCGCGGGCGGGACTGGGCAATGCAGGTGTGCGCTATTATCAGGAGTATGGCGGGTACCCATCGTTCATGGATGCCCTCCTTCTCGACCCCGGCCCGCGCGCGCTCCGATGGTTGGACCGTAAGGAGCTGGTGCTGCACGTGGAAGCAGCGGTGGAGATGAGTCCTGGCGTGGATGCTGAAATCCTCGCGCTCTTCCGTGAGACACATCCCATCTTCCACAAGCTGGCCGTTGTCGCGATGCTGATTGGCGGAGCGCGTCCGGAGCCACTGGCGGCACTGTGGGAGCTGATCGACCGGCGAAGCGGGGCGTGCCCTCAACTCACGATCGCGGCACTCCTCCTGGACCCATGCTTCGAGGCAGCGGCCCGCTCGCGGCTCAAGGCCCCGGATGAGCTGCGGCTCGAGGCCATCACCAGTCTGCATTGGGCCCTCGACCTGGAACTGGGCTTCAATGCAGGGGAGCAGGATGCGACCAGGACGTGTCAGCGCTGGATGGCAAACCTCCGCAAGCACATGGCCGCCAGCATCCAGCAACGCTGGCGGCGGATCGAGGTATCCGTCTATTCGGCGTAG
- a CDS encoding SIR2 family protein, which yields MVALIREHLPAEAQAKFDADRLHNQSNEYQWAMRFLQGRSNKTAAEKVVREAVLRARLDRQKDGAATDEQLDQDYRGWALPPATEHLGKLLVERADKFGPVLTTNFDPLISASIKMAGGNFHRTLVVNDSPFGHTTPSSNSTHIIHLHGYWHNSPTLHTSAQIARDRDQVAAELVQILQNHTLIVVGYGGWDDIFTKTLSAINANRHNDVDILWAFYETEADHLLEARYQHLFSKVTNLRGNTGLRCYSGINCHKFFPELRRQFDASIAPQTLPPSTIRPPPQPSSTRAPSSKASEPVASTSSSAAKPPAPVPPVSDRPASPSIPKTDGSGSPPKSGSRRILTFAAAALIAGGMAAVWPSPSKDVSNDVFVVQTPRNLRPVQPQPPAAYTPFPSPAGGTLRTARQQHQVVPASDAERGTRVSQLPRGRYAFVPMSAVPTYSADTSIYGPIQEGIELHRALSDGSLYLVGYADAPTITALGYPNPAPIVITPTPSNRRTQVASIPVTRMATAEVRMDKGTRVLVLHLN from the coding sequence AGACCGACTGCATAACCAATCCAACGAGTACCAATGGGCCATGCGCTTCCTGCAGGGCCGAAGCAACAAAACGGCCGCCGAGAAAGTCGTACGAGAAGCTGTCCTCCGGGCACGGCTGGATCGACAAAAGGATGGCGCTGCCACGGACGAACAGCTTGACCAAGACTATCGTGGATGGGCGCTGCCGCCTGCGACGGAGCACCTCGGCAAACTCCTGGTGGAGAGGGCCGACAAGTTTGGTCCTGTCTTGACTACAAACTTCGACCCCCTCATCTCCGCGTCAATCAAGATGGCTGGCGGGAATTTCCATCGCACCCTCGTAGTCAACGACAGTCCCTTCGGGCATACGACGCCGTCCTCCAACTCGACACACATCATTCATCTGCACGGGTACTGGCACAATTCGCCCACGCTACATACCAGCGCACAGATCGCTCGTGATCGTGATCAGGTCGCCGCAGAACTCGTTCAGATCCTTCAAAACCACACACTCATTGTCGTCGGATACGGCGGCTGGGATGACATCTTCACCAAGACGCTCTCAGCGATCAACGCCAACCGGCACAATGACGTCGACATTCTCTGGGCATTCTACGAAACCGAAGCAGACCATCTGCTTGAGGCTCGCTATCAGCATCTATTCAGCAAGGTCACCAACTTAAGAGGCAATACGGGCCTTCGCTGCTACAGCGGAATCAATTGCCACAAATTCTTCCCTGAACTGCGGAGGCAGTTTGACGCATCCATTGCCCCGCAGACGCTCCCTCCCAGCACAATCCGACCGCCACCGCAGCCATCCTCCACAAGGGCCCCAAGCTCCAAAGCATCTGAGCCAGTCGCCTCGACATCCTCAAGTGCGGCGAAGCCACCCGCGCCTGTGCCCCCCGTGTCGGACCGTCCCGCCTCCCCTTCCATTCCGAAAACAGACGGCTCGGGCAGCCCTCCGAAATCGGGCTCCAGGAGGATCCTTACGTTTGCGGCAGCCGCGCTGATTGCCGGCGGGATGGCAGCAGTCTGGCCATCCCCGAGCAAAGACGTCAGCAATGACGTCTTCGTCGTTCAGACTCCGCGCAATCTGAGGCCTGTCCAGCCGCAGCCTCCTGCGGCTTACACTCCGTTCCCATCTCCCGCCGGTGGAACACTCCGGACCGCCCGCCAGCAACACCAGGTCGTACCTGCTTCGGACGCCGAACGTGGGACTCGCGTCTCGCAGCTTCCCAGGGGCCGTTACGCCTTTGTCCCGATGAGCGCTGTTCCCACCTATAGCGCGGACACATCCATCTATGGCCCGATCCAGGAGGGAATCGAGCTTCATCGCGCCCTCTCGGATGGGTCCCTGTACCTCGTGGGCTACGCGGATGCTCCAACCATCACGGCCCTGGGATATCCGAACCCTGCTCCCATCGTCATCACCCCCACGCCCAGCAACAGAAGGACGCAGGTCGCGAGCATTCCCGTGACCCGGATGGCCACCGCGGAAGTTCGCATGGACAAAGGCACCCGCGTGTTGGTCCTCCACCTCAACTAA